DNA from Amycolatopsis sp. DSM 110486:
ACCGAACCGGGCGAGTCCGGGCCGGACGCGGCGAGCACGCCGTCGACCCAGATCTCGAGCTGGCCGCCGGTGCGTTCGAGGGCGAGGTGGTGCCGCTGCTGGTCGTCGTAGGCCTGCGTGGTGGTCACCGACTTGCTGCCCGCCGCGGTCGTCATCATGGCGATGAGCCGGTGCGACGCGGGTTCACCGCGCAGCCACAGCTGCGGTGCCGTGGTGCCCATGCCGCCGAGCCACAGCAACGCCTGCGGGTCCTTGGAAGCGCCGTAGTTGAACGACGTCGTGAAGGTGAAGTCACCCGACCCGGGCAGCTGGGTGGGCGAGAAAGGCACCCGCACGAAGTCGTCGACGCCGTCGAGCTGCAGCGCGCCGTGGGACGCCGAAGCGCCGCCGAGCACGTACGCGACGGCGCCCGGCCGGGAGACGTCCGGGGTCGTCGGGCCGGCGGAACGCTGCCACCCCAGGTAGTTCTCGTCGAAGCGCGCGAAGCGGATCTCGTCGCGGGCGTCGACCGCGCCGCCCTCGTACATCAGGCCGATCTTCGCGTCGCGCTCAGCCGGGCCGCTCAGCTGAACGAGGTCGGAGTAGCCGGACCAGTCGCCAGTCACCCGGGTGCCCTGCTCGGCGTCCTCCCAGGTGCGGCCGTTGTCGTAGGACGAGCGGATCATCATCCAGCGCCGCCGGTCGGTGTCCGACGGCGAGGCGAACAGGATCCGCTCCCCGCCCGGACGCTGCAGGCGCAGCAGGGAACCCTGCACCATCGGCGTCACCAGGTCGGGGATGGTGGTGAAGTGCCTGCTGAACGTCTGGCCACCGTCGCGGCTCAGGGCGTAGTCGCGGTTGCCGACGTCGGTACCGCCCTGTTCGCGGCCGCCGGCGTAGATCGTGCCGTCCGGCAGTTCGACGACGCTGACCTCGGAAGGCTTCTGCGCATACGTGCCGCCCACCGGGTGCGGGTAGCTGTCGACGGCGCCGACGTGCCAGCTGCGCCCGGAGTCGTCGCTGTAGATCAGGGCGGCGTAGTTCTCGATGGAATTGGTGCCGTCACTGCGTTCCGCGTTCACGCCGAACACCAGCCGGCCCGCGTGGCGGCCCTTCGTGAGCTGGATGCCGTGCACCGGACCCGAGGCGTACCACGAGTCCCACGCCGGCAGCTTCGCTTGCGCGCTGATGTCCACCGGCGCCGACCACGTCAGGCCGTCGTCGTCGCTGTACTGCGAGTGCGGCGTCCGCGGACACGGCACATCGCAGGCCTTGTCGTCGTCGCGGCCCTTGTTGTACGTGGTGATCAACACGATCCGGCCCGTTCGACTGTCCACAATGGGCACCGGATTGCCGTGCGTGTCACCACCGCCGGGGTTGACGACCTGCAGCGGCGACCACGTCTGCCCGCCGTCGGTGGAGCGCTTGAGCACGAGGTCGATGTCGCCGGTGTCGCCGCAGTTGTCGCGCCGGCCCTCGGCGAAGGCGAGCAGGGTGCCGTGCGTGCTGCGGACGATGGCGGGAATGCGGAAACAGGCATAGCCGGTCTCCTGGTGCGGGTTGAAGAGCACCTGCTGGTCGAACTGCGGAACCGCGAGCTGCGATTGGACGGGCGCCGCCTGTGCGGCTGCCGGTACGAACACGCCGGACACCAGCACCGCGAACGCGAGTGCCCAGCGGATGATCGGTCTCATGTCCCGTTCTTCCCTTCGGCTAAGTGAAACTCCCCAGTAGAACGGCCACCCCACGCGGGGCCAGGAGCGCCGCTTCCGTCGGACGGCCGGGATCGGTGAGCAGATCGGGCGCGGGCGAGGGCAGCGTGACCGTGACCGCCTCGGCGCCGTGGTTGAGCAGGAACAGGTACTGGCTGTCTTCACCGCGCCGCACCACGGCCTGGACGCCCTCGGGCAGGCCGGGCAGCACGGGCGAAACCCCGGCCTCGGCGGTGATCCGGTCGAACAACGCGCGCATCGCGGCGGCGTCGGGCCGGGTGGCGAGGTACCAGGCGACGCCGGCGCCGAAGGCGTTCCGCGTCACGGCCGGGCGGCCCGCGAGCTCCCCTGGGCCGAAGGTCGCCACCACGGCCGCGCCCTCGGTCTCCACCCACTCCGACCAGACGGTGGCGGAAGCCTTCTTGGGGGAAGCGCTGTCGAGCGACAGCCCGATCGAGCCGCCCTCGGGCAGCGGCCAGAACTCGTCGACCCTCAGGCCCAGCACGGCACGCAACGGTGCCGGGTACCCGCCCAGGTACGCGCGGTCGTTCTCGTCGACGATGCCGGAGAAGAACGACACCACCAGGTGCCCGCCACCGGCCACATAGGACCGAAGGTTCTCCGCGACGCCGGCGTCCATCAGATACAGGTTCGGCACCACCACGAGCTTGTACCCGGACAGTTCCCGGGTCGGGCGCACGACGTCACACGTCACGTTGGCATCGAAGAGCGGCGCGTAGTGGGCCAGGTGCGCGTCGAGCTGCCGCAGGTCGTCCGACGGGTGCGAGTCGAGCTCGAGGGCCCACCAGCTGTTCCAGTCGTGCAGGATCGCGACGTCGGCTTTCACCCGGCTGCCCGCGAGCTGCGGCACCGACGCCAGTTCACGGCCGAGGTCGGCCACTTCGCGGTAAGTGCGCGTGTCCCGCCCGCCGTGCGGCACCATCGCGGAGTGGAACTTCTCGGCGCCGCCGGCCGTCTGGCGCCACTGGAAGAACAGCACGGCGTCGGCCCCGCGTGCCACGGCCTGCCAGCTGCCCAGCCGCATCGAGCCCGGCGGTTTGGGGCCGTTGCGCGTGCGCCAGTTCACCGCGCTCGGCGCCTGCTCCAGCAGCAGCCACGGCTGTCCGTCCTTGGTGGACCGAACGAGGTCGTACGCGAACGCTGCTTCGACGTGCCCGCGCGGATCGTAGGGATCGGGATAGGAGTCGAGGCTCACCACGTCTTCGTGCGGCGTCCAGGAATGCCAGTCGAGCGCTTTCTGCACCAGGCCCACGAAGTTGGTCGTCACCGGCACGTCCGGCGTCACCCGCGAGAGCACCTCGCGCTCGGTGAGGTAGCAGCCGAGCGACGCGTCGGAGGAGAAGCGGTGGTAGTCCAGCTGCTGCGCGGGGTTCGGGAACGTCGGTGCCACGCGCGGCGGCTCGATCTCGGCCCAGTCGTCGTAACGCTGCGACCAGAACGTGGTGCTCCATGCCGCGTTGAGCGCCTCGACGCTCTGGTATCGCTCGCGCAGCCAGTCGCGGAACGCGGCGGCCGAGACCTCGCAGTAGCACGCGCGGATGTGGCAGCCGAACTCGTTGCCGATGTGCCACATCTTCAGCGCCGGGTGCCCGGCGTAGCGCGTGGCCACCTGCTCGACCAGCCGCGCCGCGTGCTCGCGGTACACCGGGCTCGACGGGCAGAACTGCTGTCGTGCCCCCGCCGAAAGCCGGGTCCCGTCCACGCGCACCGGCAGGATCTCGGGATACCGGTGGGAAAGCCACGGCGGCGGTGATGCCGTCATGGTGGCCAGGCACGCGTCCACACCACCGGCCGCGAGCTTGTCCAGCACCGTGTCGAACCAGCCGAAGTCGTACTCGCCCGGCCGCGGTTCCACCTGCGCCCACGAGAAGATCCCGACCGTGACCATCGAGACGGACGCCTCGGCCATGAGCTTCAAGTCCTCGTCCCACACCTCGGGGGACCAGTGCTCCGGGTTGTAGTCGCCGCCGTAGTAGA
Protein-coding regions in this window:
- a CDS encoding beta-galactosidase encodes the protein MDRVYYGGDYNPEHWSPEVWDEDLKLMAEASVSMVTVGIFSWAQVEPRPGEYDFGWFDTVLDKLAAGGVDACLATMTASPPPWLSHRYPEILPVRVDGTRLSAGARQQFCPSSPVYREHAARLVEQVATRYAGHPALKMWHIGNEFGCHIRACYCEVSAAAFRDWLRERYQSVEALNAAWSTTFWSQRYDDWAEIEPPRVAPTFPNPAQQLDYHRFSSDASLGCYLTEREVLSRVTPDVPVTTNFVGLVQKALDWHSWTPHEDVVSLDSYPDPYDPRGHVEAAFAYDLVRSTKDGQPWLLLEQAPSAVNWRTRNGPKPPGSMRLGSWQAVARGADAVLFFQWRQTAGGAEKFHSAMVPHGGRDTRTYREVADLGRELASVPQLAGSRVKADVAILHDWNSWWALELDSHPSDDLRQLDAHLAHYAPLFDANVTCDVVRPTRELSGYKLVVVPNLYLMDAGVAENLRSYVAGGGHLVVSFFSGIVDENDRAYLGGYPAPLRAVLGLRVDEFWPLPEGGSIGLSLDSASPKKASATVWSEWVETEGAAVVATFGPGELAGRPAVTRNAFGAGVAWYLATRPDAAAMRALFDRITAEAGVSPVLPGLPEGVQAVVRRGEDSQYLFLLNHGAEAVTVTLPSPAPDLLTDPGRPTEAALLAPRGVAVLLGSFT
- a CDS encoding sialidase family protein, which encodes MRPIIRWALAFAVLVSGVFVPAAAQAAPVQSQLAVPQFDQQVLFNPHQETGYACFRIPAIVRSTHGTLLAFAEGRRDNCGDTGDIDLVLKRSTDGGQTWSPLQVVNPGGGDTHGNPVPIVDSRTGRIVLITTYNKGRDDDKACDVPCPRTPHSQYSDDDGLTWSAPVDISAQAKLPAWDSWYASGPVHGIQLTKGRHAGRLVFGVNAERSDGTNSIENYAALIYSDDSGRSWHVGAVDSYPHPVGGTYAQKPSEVSVVELPDGTIYAGGREQGGTDVGNRDYALSRDGGQTFSRHFTTIPDLVTPMVQGSLLRLQRPGGERILFASPSDTDRRRWMMIRSSYDNGRTWEDAEQGTRVTGDWSGYSDLVQLSGPAERDAKIGLMYEGGAVDARDEIRFARFDENYLGWQRSAGPTTPDVSRPGAVAYVLGGASASHGALQLDGVDDFVRVPFSPTQLPGSGDFTFTTSFNYGASKDPQALLWLGGMGTTAPQLWLRGEPASHRLIAMMTTAAGSKSVTTTQAYDDQQRHHLALERTGGQLEIWVDGVLAASGPDSPGSVSETVSFQLQLGERLDGAMHFAGSLDDARLYRRALPESEVDAVAAGRPVWPGPVVQLPFDRVR